Proteins from a genomic interval of Granulicella sp. L56:
- a CDS encoding class I SAM-dependent methyltransferase — translation MSKNRLNAYLKHGQFQVKGWLLPGAAEAVVLLSEEQRSANVRGAVAEIGVHHGRLFILLYLLGAVDEPAVAIDLFSHQDLNVDHSGAGDLECFKQNLRKHADADRLIVHEGDSTQLTSGDLLQFGRGPLRMISIDGGHTADITAHDLAVGEGALAEGGIIILDDCFNETWPGVIDGVHRHFSQARAIVPFGIGANKTFFCHPSFARKYADVLRKMDRRSVEQEFLGQPVVCFHFVHRSFSQWYRRVDPWRSLRRTYHDALSRLSR, via the coding sequence GTGAGTAAAAACCGTCTGAACGCCTATCTCAAGCATGGCCAATTTCAAGTAAAAGGGTGGCTCTTACCGGGAGCGGCGGAGGCCGTTGTCCTCTTGTCCGAGGAGCAGCGCAGCGCCAACGTGCGGGGAGCAGTGGCCGAGATTGGCGTGCATCACGGAAGGCTCTTCATCCTGCTGTATCTGCTTGGCGCGGTGGATGAACCAGCGGTGGCAATCGACCTGTTCTCCCATCAGGATTTGAACGTGGATCACTCCGGCGCAGGCGATCTTGAGTGCTTTAAGCAAAACCTTCGCAAGCACGCAGATGCCGACCGGCTCATCGTTCATGAAGGTGACTCGACGCAACTCACGTCAGGAGACCTGCTCCAGTTTGGCCGAGGCCCGTTGCGCATGATCAGCATCGATGGCGGACATACGGCCGACATTACCGCGCATGATCTTGCCGTCGGCGAAGGTGCGTTGGCCGAGGGGGGCATCATTATTCTTGACGACTGCTTCAACGAGACCTGGCCCGGCGTGATCGATGGCGTTCATCGACATTTTTCTCAGGCGCGGGCAATCGTCCCGTTTGGGATTGGCGCGAATAAGACGTTCTTTTGTCATCCCTCATTCGCCAGGAAGTATGCCGATGTGCTGCGGAAGATGGATCGGCGTTCGGTCGAGCAGGAGTTTCTTGGACAACCTGTTGTCTGTTTCCACTTTGTCCACCGGTCGTTCTCCCAGTGGTATCGGAGAGTCGATCCGTGGCGATCGCTTCGGCGCACCTACCATGATGCGTTGTCGCGGCTTTCTCGGTAA
- a CDS encoding TetR/AcrR family transcriptional regulator encodes MKKTEEELATCKKYQRILDAAVEVIAERGYFKSPVSEIAKRAGVADGTVYLYFKSKDDVLRTAIDRRFETFYQQIAEAFLTIEGPREQLEYIAQVHLESYQVNRSMAVLLQTEMRQSAKFIAEFSHRHLARYIQTVREVVRRGQEAGIFRRDLSDGVVAHCMFGTIDELVSSAVFTGRVYDAKATAAQVMDVLLNGITEARE; translated from the coding sequence TTGAAGAAGACGGAAGAAGAGCTGGCCACCTGTAAAAAGTATCAGCGCATCCTTGACGCGGCGGTGGAGGTCATCGCCGAGCGGGGATACTTCAAATCGCCTGTAAGCGAGATCGCGAAACGCGCCGGGGTGGCGGACGGGACGGTCTATCTCTACTTCAAGAGCAAAGACGATGTCCTGCGCACGGCGATCGACCGCAGATTCGAGACGTTCTATCAGCAGATTGCCGAAGCGTTTTTGACCATTGAGGGACCGCGGGAGCAGCTTGAGTACATTGCGCAGGTGCATCTGGAAAGCTACCAGGTGAACCGGAGCATGGCTGTGTTGCTGCAGACCGAGATGCGGCAGAGCGCGAAGTTCATTGCAGAGTTCTCGCATCGCCATCTGGCAAGGTACATCCAGACGGTTCGCGAGGTGGTTCGGCGGGGGCAGGAAGCGGGGATCTTTCGGCGCGACCTCTCCGATGGCGTGGTGGCGCACTGTATGTTCGGGACGATTGACGAGCTGGTGAGTTCGGCAGTCTTTACCGGGCGAGTTTATGACGCGAAGGCCACGGCGGCGCAGGTGATGGATGTGCTGCTGAATGGGATTACGGAAGCCAGGGAATAG
- a CDS encoding arginine repressor, with translation MKQQRHTVIRELLVSASVANQDELRQKLAGRGFHVTQATLSRDIHELRLSKGPAGYSLPGGEDAAEDALPGIRDILHSFGLEVRPAANLLVLVTTTGGAQPVAAGIDYEDWPEVVGTIAGDDTILIICPDEQQAKTLKTRIEGYIG, from the coding sequence ATGAAACAACAACGCCATACCGTAATTCGAGAGCTGCTGGTATCGGCCTCCGTTGCCAACCAGGACGAATTGCGGCAAAAACTTGCAGGGCGAGGCTTTCATGTCACTCAGGCTACCCTCTCACGGGACATCCATGAGCTGCGGCTCTCCAAAGGCCCGGCGGGCTATTCCCTGCCCGGCGGAGAGGACGCAGCCGAAGATGCGTTGCCGGGAATCCGCGACATCCTCCATAGCTTTGGCCTCGAAGTGCGTCCGGCGGCAAACCTCCTTGTTCTGGTCACAACCACCGGCGGAGCCCAGCCAGTCGCTGCCGGAATCGATTACGAAGACTGGCCGGAGGTCGTCGGCACCATCGCCGGAGACGACACCATCCTTATCATCTGCCCTGACGAGCAACAGGCAAAGACACTAAAAACGAGAATTGAAGGTTACATTGGCTAA
- a CDS encoding glutamate synthase-related protein → MRVSPRIPTSLIDEKFEHDSCGVGFVAAVDAVPTHKILDQALTALGRLAHRGATAADGKSSDGVGVLTAVPRALLLRATNIELDAQQALGVGMLLLPLEETRAEALLERCLLSHDFKVLCWRDVPICTEWLGEEALGTMPKIRQVLVVDSANAEAGTMERRLYLARKQFERSHERGDVTGYICSLSSQTITYKAMVAGSFLANFFPDLASEEFVTPFAVFHQRYATNTLPTWHRAQPGRNLGHNGEINTIWGNRARMTARDATLPVECKPVLTEGGTDSTSLDEAIELLSQNGRTLAEAVRMLLPPASEGHEKSSFLRYHIDCAEPWDGPAALAFSDGKVVGAALDRNGLRPCRFAVTKDGLVVAGSEIGLVDLDPEEVVHSGRLGPGEMFLVDLESHKIYENEELLQLFDAGATYAKLVEDTPLDPVSFQPIEAAILSATHRGFGYTREDVKMILQPMATEGKDPVWSMGDDTPLAFLARSPRPLYAYFRQRFAQVTNPAIDPLREACVVSLHTRLGPWAHLLDKNSPLPGLSLASPFLSLGQVEALRSRQYPHAAELKFAELQCVFKPETTLIQGLDDICMQAIQLVRNGARILMLSDRSASPERLPVPMAMATGAVHQALVGAGLRTLAGIAVEAGDCRDIHHAAVLIGYGAGVVCPWLALETALSVAPAGTDAEVYEHKMLKALDAGLAKVMSKMGISVVHSYRGGHLFDILGLHSSVVDRCFVDTPAPLSGIGFAEVERQLRQTWLVGEGAVPATADLPDYGWVRFRKTNVSEPHAWQPPNVKALQSVVGTARNVPQPTDPAGAFAIFTQEVLEHDPAVLRDLLKIRPSGPELPVGSVEAPSSLVKRFIASAMSLGSLSPEAHQTITAGMNMLGARSNTGEGGEDRAVYKLNSVDGGRIHQDEELIMRARSGGGAAVAEPVIEAPAVHTSLNNKIKQIASGRFGVTAEYLAHAEEIEIKVAQGAKPGEGGQLPGHKVSGMIARLRHAQPGVPLISPPPHHDIYSIEDLAQLIYDLKRVNPKAAVGVKLVSGCGVGTVAAGVAKAYADFIVIAGNVGGTGAAALSSIKYAGNPWELGLAEVQQVLMQNGMRGRVRLRTDGGLATAHDILIAALLGADEYAFGTAVLVVLGCDMARQCHLNTCPTGIATQRPELRAKFRGKPEHVVRFFEELSADLQQLLAKYGFASLDQAIGRTDLLEQVRFDGNLDLQPMLAKVSEGASRWMGGRNDQPVVGLPLDEAWVEPALEASEQGLPYVVESKIANCDRAIGSRLAGELVLRRAQADFSSDVTFNLNGTAGQSFGAFAVDGMKLVLDGQANDFVGKGLSGGEIVIRACGLAAKDSGQHVILGNVALYGATSGKLFAAGRAGERFAVRNSGATSVVEGVGDHGCEYMTGGVVAVLGRVGMNFGAGMTGGLAWVYDADGSFVSGQRYHPEFIAAEGFSSVEPESQEALRAMIVAHAEESASGLAKAMLADWSKQAAAFVRLTPVPQA, encoded by the coding sequence ATGCGTGTGTCTCCGCGTATTCCGACATCTTTGATTGATGAAAAATTTGAGCATGATTCCTGCGGCGTCGGCTTTGTGGCCGCCGTGGATGCCGTGCCGACCCATAAGATTCTTGACCAGGCTTTGACCGCTCTTGGCCGCCTGGCGCATCGCGGCGCGACCGCCGCCGATGGAAAGAGCAGCGACGGCGTGGGTGTATTGACCGCCGTTCCGCGTGCCTTGTTGTTGCGCGCTACGAATATTGAGCTGGATGCCCAGCAGGCGTTGGGTGTGGGCATGTTGCTGCTGCCGCTCGAAGAGACGCGGGCAGAGGCGCTGCTGGAGCGTTGTCTGCTCTCACATGATTTTAAGGTGCTTTGTTGGCGCGACGTTCCTATCTGTACGGAGTGGCTGGGTGAAGAGGCCCTCGGAACGATGCCGAAGATTCGGCAGGTATTAGTGGTGGATTCAGCGAATGCTGAAGCAGGAACGATGGAGCGGAGGCTCTATCTGGCACGGAAGCAATTTGAGCGGTCGCACGAACGTGGGGATGTGACTGGCTATATCTGTTCGCTGTCGTCGCAGACGATTACCTATAAAGCAATGGTTGCCGGAAGTTTTCTGGCCAATTTCTTTCCCGATCTGGCGTCGGAAGAGTTTGTCACGCCGTTCGCGGTCTTTCATCAGCGGTATGCCACGAACACTCTGCCGACGTGGCATCGTGCGCAGCCGGGCCGCAATCTGGGTCACAACGGCGAGATCAACACCATCTGGGGAAATCGCGCGCGCATGACGGCCCGCGATGCAACGCTTCCGGTGGAATGCAAGCCGGTCCTGACCGAGGGCGGCACCGATTCTACAAGTTTGGATGAGGCGATTGAGTTGCTCTCGCAGAATGGCAGAACGCTGGCCGAGGCGGTTCGAATGCTGCTGCCGCCTGCGTCCGAGGGACATGAGAAATCTTCATTCCTGCGTTACCACATCGATTGTGCGGAGCCGTGGGATGGCCCGGCTGCGCTGGCCTTCAGCGACGGCAAAGTCGTGGGTGCAGCCTTGGACCGCAACGGCCTTCGTCCCTGTCGTTTTGCTGTAACGAAGGATGGTTTAGTAGTTGCCGGATCGGAGATTGGTCTGGTCGATCTCGATCCCGAAGAGGTTGTGCATAGCGGTCGCCTTGGGCCCGGCGAGATGTTCCTGGTCGATCTCGAAAGCCACAAGATCTATGAAAATGAGGAGCTGTTGCAGCTTTTCGATGCCGGAGCGACATACGCGAAGCTCGTCGAAGATACTCCGCTGGACCCTGTGTCGTTCCAGCCGATTGAAGCGGCTATCCTTTCGGCGACACACCGCGGATTTGGCTACACGCGCGAAGACGTGAAGATGATTCTGCAGCCGATGGCAACCGAGGGCAAGGACCCGGTGTGGTCGATGGGCGATGACACTCCGCTGGCTTTTCTGGCTCGCTCTCCCCGGCCTTTGTACGCCTACTTCCGGCAGCGGTTCGCGCAGGTGACCAATCCCGCGATCGATCCTCTGCGCGAGGCCTGCGTGGTCTCGCTGCATACACGCCTCGGCCCATGGGCCCATCTGCTGGACAAAAATTCGCCGTTGCCGGGTCTTTCGTTGGCTTCTCCATTCCTGTCGTTGGGGCAGGTCGAAGCTCTGCGGAGCCGCCAATATCCACACGCGGCGGAGTTGAAGTTTGCGGAACTGCAGTGCGTCTTCAAGCCGGAGACCACCCTGATTCAAGGGCTTGACGATATCTGTATGCAGGCCATCCAACTGGTGCGCAATGGCGCGCGCATTCTGATGCTTTCTGACCGTTCGGCGAGCCCGGAGCGGCTGCCGGTCCCAATGGCGATGGCTACCGGAGCGGTGCATCAGGCGCTGGTCGGAGCTGGTCTGCGTACACTCGCAGGAATCGCTGTCGAAGCTGGCGATTGCCGCGATATCCACCATGCTGCCGTCCTCATCGGCTATGGCGCTGGCGTGGTTTGCCCGTGGCTTGCACTTGAGACTGCTTTGAGCGTAGCTCCTGCCGGTACGGATGCAGAGGTTTACGAGCACAAGATGCTGAAGGCGCTCGATGCCGGACTCGCGAAGGTGATGTCGAAGATGGGCATCTCCGTCGTTCACAGCTATCGCGGCGGACATCTGTTCGATATTCTCGGCCTGCACTCCAGCGTGGTCGACCGCTGTTTTGTCGATACACCGGCACCTCTCTCGGGCATCGGATTTGCCGAGGTGGAGCGTCAGCTTCGGCAGACGTGGCTGGTGGGGGAAGGAGCCGTCCCGGCGACCGCAGACCTGCCGGATTATGGATGGGTTCGTTTCCGCAAGACCAATGTCTCTGAGCCTCACGCCTGGCAGCCTCCCAACGTGAAGGCGTTGCAGTCTGTGGTTGGCACGGCGCGCAATGTTCCGCAGCCGACCGATCCGGCGGGAGCGTTTGCCATCTTTACTCAGGAAGTTCTGGAGCACGATCCGGCGGTGCTGCGCGATCTGTTGAAGATTCGCCCGTCGGGGCCAGAGCTGCCGGTGGGCAGTGTCGAGGCTCCGTCGAGCCTGGTCAAGCGGTTCATTGCCAGCGCAATGTCCCTCGGCTCGTTGAGTCCGGAGGCGCATCAGACGATTACTGCCGGCATGAACATGCTGGGAGCACGTTCGAACACTGGCGAAGGCGGCGAAGACCGAGCAGTTTACAAGCTCAATTCGGTTGACGGCGGCAGGATCCATCAGGACGAAGAGTTGATCATGCGCGCTCGCTCCGGCGGCGGCGCAGCGGTGGCAGAGCCCGTGATCGAAGCTCCGGCGGTGCATACTTCTCTGAACAACAAGATCAAGCAGATCGCCTCCGGACGTTTCGGCGTGACTGCTGAATATCTGGCCCATGCCGAAGAGATTGAGATCAAAGTCGCCCAGGGTGCGAAGCCCGGTGAGGGAGGACAGTTGCCCGGTCACAAGGTAAGCGGGATGATTGCGCGTCTGCGCCATGCTCAGCCGGGCGTTCCGCTGATCTCGCCTCCGCCGCATCACGACATCTACTCCATCGAAGACCTCGCGCAGCTCATCTACGATCTAAAGCGCGTGAATCCGAAGGCTGCGGTGGGCGTGAAGTTGGTCTCCGGCTGTGGCGTCGGCACGGTTGCTGCGGGTGTGGCCAAGGCGTATGCGGACTTCATCGTGATTGCCGGCAACGTCGGTGGAACTGGCGCGGCGGCCCTGTCGAGCATCAAGTATGCGGGCAATCCGTGGGAGCTTGGTTTGGCCGAGGTGCAGCAGGTGCTGATGCAGAATGGAATGCGCGGTCGTGTTCGTCTGCGTACGGACGGTGGTCTGGCGACGGCTCACGACATTCTCATTGCAGCCTTGCTTGGCGCGGATGAGTATGCGTTCGGCACTGCGGTGCTGGTGGTTCTGGGTTGCGATATGGCCCGTCAATGCCACCTGAACACCTGTCCCACGGGAATTGCGACGCAGAGGCCGGAGTTGCGGGCGAAATTCCGCGGCAAGCCGGAGCATGTGGTCCGGTTCTTTGAGGAGCTTTCGGCTGACTTGCAACAGTTGTTGGCGAAGTATGGATTCGCCTCGCTCGATCAAGCGATAGGTCGGACAGACCTGCTCGAACAGGTCAGGTTTGACGGCAATCTCGACCTTCAGCCGATGCTGGCGAAGGTGTCTGAAGGCGCGAGCCGGTGGATGGGCGGTCGCAACGACCAGCCTGTCGTTGGTTTGCCGCTGGATGAGGCGTGGGTTGAACCGGCGCTTGAAGCGAGTGAACAGGGATTGCCCTATGTCGTTGAATCTAAAATTGCTAACTGCGACCGTGCGATCGGATCCCGGCTTGCCGGAGAGCTGGTGCTGCGTCGGGCGCAGGCTGATTTCTCCTCGGATGTGACCTTCAACCTGAATGGCACGGCGGGGCAATCGTTTGGCGCCTTCGCGGTCGATGGCATGAAGCTGGTGCTGGATGGACAGGCTAACGACTTTGTTGGCAAGGGTCTGTCCGGTGGCGAGATCGTGATCCGCGCCTGTGGCCTGGCGGCGAAGGACAGCGGACAGCATGTGATTCTGGGCAATGTGGCCTTGTACGGCGCGACGTCTGGAAAGCTGTTTGCCGCAGGTCGGGCGGGAGAACGCTTCGCTGTTCGTAATTCCGGCGCAACTTCTGTGGTTGAAGGAGTTGGCGACCATGGTTGCGAGTACATGACCGGCGGCGTGGTGGCCGTTCTGGGTCGGGTCGGCATGAACTTCGGAGCAGGCATGACGGGCGGTCTGGCGTGGGTTTACGATGCTGACGGCTCCTTCGTATCAGGCCAAAGATACCACCCTGAATTCATTGCAGCGGAAGGGTTTAGCTCGGTCGAGCCGGAGTCGCAGGAGGCTCTGAGGGCGATGATCGTAGCTCACGCGGAGGAGTCTGCCAGCGGATTGGCGAAGGCCATGCTGGCGGATTGGTCGAAGCAGGCTGCGGCCTTCGTTCGGCTCACCCCGGTTCCGCAGGCGTAG